CGTGTGTCGGGGTGGAGACGCGCCGGCGACTTGTGTCTTGTCGCAGATCGACCGTCGGAGCCGCGACCGGTACGCTTGACACGCGCCCCGACCAAGCCGGGGTATGCACTTCGACCCGCGCGAACAGGCCGCGCTCCGCGAGGTCGGGCTCGACACCGACGACCTCCGGCGGGCCTCGGATCTGGTCGGCGAGGCCGTCGACGACGTGGCCGACGACCTCGCCGCCTTCTTCGAGGGCGGCGGCACGTACTACTCCGACATGGACACGGCCCACGGCGACGGCGGCGTCCGCGAGCACGACGTCGACCACCTCGACGTGTACACCCACGCCGCCGACCTCCGTGGCTACCTGAAGTTCGAGCGCTGGGGCGTCCCCGTCGAAGACGGGCGCGTGTTGAACGAGGAGACGGTCGAGTTGACGCTCGGCCCGTCCATCCACGACCGCGTCCGGTTCGCGACCGACCCCGAGGCGCTATGAGTGGCGGCGCAGACGACGGTGCGGACGGAAGCGGGGACGGCAGCAGGGACGGCGGTACAGACGACAGCGGCAGCGACGACACCCACAGCGTCCGGGTGCGCGGCATCTACTCGACCGCGCTCACCCGGTCGTTCCTCGACGCCGGGCACGAGGTCGTCCAGGCCAGCCCCCCGATCCGGCGGCGCTTCGACGCGGAGTTGCCCGCGAGCGACCACGACGCCGCGGTCGACACGACCGACGACCGGCAGGGCGTGGGCGTCGCGGGCGACCCCGACGCGGTGGCCGCCATCCGCGCGCACCTGCTCGACGTGGGGGTCGACGCGCTCGCGTGGGACGACCCGACGCCGTTGGGCGCGGTGTTCGACGGCGTCGTGACGGAGACGCTCGGCGGCGGCGCCGTCGTCGACCTGGGGGAGGCGGGCGCGGAGGGATACCTCCCGTACAGCAACGCAGACGGCCACGTCGGCGAGGACGACACCGTCCGCGTGCAGGTGCTCGAACCGGCCGCTCCGTGGGAGGACGACCGTCCCGTCCTCGACACCCGAGTCCGAGCGATGGCCGGGTTGGCGACACTCGTGCCCGGTCGGGAGGGCGTCCGCGTCAGCGGCGCCGACGACGCCGACGCCCGCGAACTCGCGGGGATGACCGACCTCCTCTCGCCCGACACCCCCGACGGCTGGGGGATCGAGTGGTCGCGCGACGCCCGGGACGCCGACATGGACGCGCTGTCGGCGGCGCTGGAGCGCGCGAGCGACCGCGCGCGCACCCTCGACGACGCCCTCGACGACCCGCCGACGGAACTGGGGCGGGTCGCCGCGCCGACGGCGGGCGCGTGGGTGTGGTTCGGTCGCGAGTGCCGCTTCGCGCTCGACGACGAGCGGCGGGCGGTGACGACCACGATGCCGGGCCACCACCGGACGAAGGCGGCTTCCCGAGACGCCTCGGCGGGCGTCGACCTCGCGGAGGCGCTGTGTCAGTTCGACGACGCCGACACGGGTGACGACGACACGGACTTCCCGTTCGGCGTCGTCACCGAGCAGTTCGGGCCGAGCGAGGGCGACCAACTCGCCATCGGCCACGGGAAGCCCGACGGGCGGTTGATCGTGCTCGGACGCGGCGAGGTGACCGACCTCGACCCGTCGG
The DNA window shown above is from Halobaculum marinum and carries:
- a CDS encoding DUF402 domain-containing protein; amino-acid sequence: MSGGADDGADGSGDGSRDGGTDDSGSDDTHSVRVRGIYSTALTRSFLDAGHEVVQASPPIRRRFDAELPASDHDAAVDTTDDRQGVGVAGDPDAVAAIRAHLLDVGVDALAWDDPTPLGAVFDGVVTETLGGGAVVDLGEAGAEGYLPYSNADGHVGEDDTVRVQVLEPAAPWEDDRPVLDTRVRAMAGLATLVPGREGVRVSGADDADARELAGMTDLLSPDTPDGWGIEWSRDARDADMDALSAALERASDRARTLDDALDDPPTELGRVAAPTAGAWVWFGRECRFALDDERRAVTTTMPGHHRTKAASRDASAGVDLAEALCQFDDADTGDDDTDFPFGVVTEQFGPSEGDQLAIGHGKPDGRLIVLGRGEVTDLDPSDGSLTLERRMSAGGTYDALDARRESGDVATTTFREGRWWYPTVYRTADGERKGTYVNVCTPVEAFPDQIRYVDLHVDVVKHADGRVERVDDDELDEAVERGQLTEELAEKARSVAGALERAL
- a CDS encoding DUF7532 family protein — its product is MHFDPREQAALREVGLDTDDLRRASDLVGEAVDDVADDLAAFFEGGGTYYSDMDTAHGDGGVREHDVDHLDVYTHAADLRGYLKFERWGVPVEDGRVLNEETVELTLGPSIHDRVRFATDPEAL